The Mugil cephalus isolate CIBA_MC_2020 chromosome 19, CIBA_Mcephalus_1.1, whole genome shotgun sequence genome has a window encoding:
- the rnf208 gene encoding RING finger protein 208: protein MSCLRRQPVTIPMDTVKIIQSEKFPRECPVPVTQPRYAPPPRVAWDGGGEGEIIVNQACSDLTLDVTMSPRPMVSPPAPMMRREQSFLAQRKTSANEICYHQFHYKMEDVIVNQYVLRSSSTSSSTSSSSSSGPVMPCEPLDCPTCGHTYNFAGKRPRILSCLHSVCEECLQILYESCPKYKFISCPTCRRETVLFTDYGLAALAINTSILSRLPSDPNGPVQWGGDADRSCYQTVRQYCQSACTCQIANPLSSCGIM, encoded by the coding sequence ATGTCCTGCCTCAGGCGTCAGCCCGTCACCATCCCAATGGACACCGTCAAGATCATCCAGTCGGAGAAGTTTCCCAGAGAGTGCCCCGTGCCCGTCACCCAGCCGCGCTACGCCCCGCCCCCCAGAGTGGCATGGGACGGCGGAGGCGAGGGCGAGATCATCGTCAACCAGGCGTGCAGCGACCTGACGCTCGACGTGACGATGTCCCCCAGGCCGATGGTGTCGCCCCCGGCCCCCATGATGCGCAGGGAGCAGAGCTTCCTGGCGCAGCGCAAAACCAGTGCCAACGAAATCTGCTACCACCAGTTCCATTACAAGATGGAAGACGTCATAGTCAACCAGTACGTGCTgcgctcctcctccacctcctcctccacctcctcctcctcctcgtcgggGCCCGTCATGCCCTGCGAGCCCCTCGACTGCCCCACCTGCGGCCACACGTACAACTTCGCCGGGAAGCGCCCGCGCATCCTCTCCTGCCTGCACTCGGTGTGTGAGGAGTGCCTGCAGATCCTCTACGAGTCCTGTCCCAAGTACAAGTTCATCTCCTGCCCCACGTGCCGGCGCGAGACGGTGCTGTTCACTGACTATGGCCTGGCTGCTCTGGCCATCAACACCAGCATCCTGAGCCGCCTGCCCTCCGACCCCAACGGGCCCGTGCAGTGGGGCGGGGACGCCGACCGCAGCTGCTACCAGACTGTGCGTCAATACTGCCAGTCGGCCTGCACCTGCCAGATCGCCAACCCCTTGTCATCCTGTGGCATCATGTAG
- the si:dkey-106l3.7 gene encoding uncharacterized protein si:dkey-106l3.7 — protein sequence MNLYRSFGNLMEAWVTEESVCPDSDCPGNKATEPLTPSSDMETNLRSESVDSGVETASCDMSIPAASHSLSTDNSEMDLFTPQGEGLSPASTSLSPVPSSTSSPHLGPSRAEEDSPAVHKVEETLKRTQSQLLKDNAKPPTVEEVLRRRPRASFQPKRHTSQLLRGERLESFGVRRTANPSVPIRHMSEIYRRPLSESCDRHRSESFDVKESKTLSPGLSYLEAVCQMLEEIARKQMQSRELYVETDALCLHQDVQSSDTCQSDSTIVEEDFRPCLPLQSTENAESTDYKPQRPKNKHLRMKSASETNLSTLHLKRFNSDCRGQHLSTVDLMEKDEEDHELQLQKLEKKETNKSNWRSKLSSLRRDMSFVSNTKSLQTQPSEKNSARRRWSQLFKRRGKSVPG from the exons ATGAATCTGTACAGGAGCTTTGGGAACCTCATGGAGGCCTGGGTGACTGAAGAAAGCGTGTGCCCTGACTCTGACTGTCCTGGAAATAAAGCAACAGAGCCTCTTACACCTTCTTCTGACATGGAAACTAACCTGCGGTCAGAGTCTGTGGACTCCGGCGTGGAGACAGCCAGCTGCGACATGTCTATTCCTGCTGCATCCCACTCACTCTCGACAGACAATTCAGAAATGGATTTGTTTACACCACAGGGTGAAGGACTCAGCCCGGCATCAACGTCACTGTCTCCTGTGCCTTCGTCTACTTCGTCCCCTCACCTTGGTCCGAGCCGAGCTGAGGAGGACTCTCCCGCCGTGCACAAAGTAGAGGAGACACTTAAAAGGACTCAGTCTCAGCTTCTGAAGGACAATGCGAAACCCCCGACTGTGGAGGAGGTGCTCAGACGACGGCCTCGGGCATCTTTTCAGCCCAAACGCCACACATCACAGTTACTTAGAGGTGAAAGGTTAGAAAGTTTTGGCGTGAGACGGACGGCCAACCCGTCTGTTCCCATCAGGCACATGTCTGAAATATACAGACGGCCCCTGTCTGAGAGCTGTGACAGGCACAGATCAGAG AGCTTTGATGTAAAAGAGAGTAAAACACTAAGTCCTGGGCTCAGCTACTTGGAGGCCGTGTGTCAGATGTTGGAAGAAATTGCCAGAAAGCAGATGCAGAGCCGAGAGTTGTACGTGGAAACCGATGCCCTCTGCCTACACCAAGACGTGCAG tctTCCGACACCTGTCAGAGTGACTCTACAATTGTTGAAGAGGACTTCAGGCCTTGTCTACCGCTTCAAAGTACAGAAAATGCAGAAAGCACTGACTACAAACCCCAGAGAccaaaaaacaagcatttacGAATGAAATCAGCCTCAGAGACAAATCTGTCAACGTTGCATTTGA AGAGGTTTAATTCAGACTGTAGAGGGCAGCATCTGAGCACAGTGGACCTCATGGAGAAGGATGAGGAAGACCACGAACTACAG TTGCAGAAGTTGGAAAAGAAGGAGACAAATAAAAGTAACTGGAGGTCAAAACTTTCATCTCTGAGAAGGGACATGTCTTTCGTGTCAAATACAAAGAG CCTACAGACGCAACCATCTGAGAAAAACTCAGCCCGGCGACGGTGGAGCCAGCTGTTcaagaggagagggaaaagtgTGCCGGGATAA
- the fam166b gene encoding protein FAM166B, with translation MEGESCINGTNMEQYAPKFSQVLLTPDPHYIPGYSGYCPQLKFNIAKTYGKLTGELLTSPEVKHSSRLVLHTGHVPSTDTPRSSTDSNLKRMIPGYTGFIPKRQNYFACSYSETCHKALSEFYHEGEVRLQRQSTDLPVVVNHRTQQTDRLKPPLTVISDKVITYKPLKPFVPTGKPYFMEDDNPQKYFIPGFAGHVPKSRFLFGKVYPIITNQALTEFGKQHSYFKSKDVSSRTNSCSPTMPTIYPPNRGGAPSFCVSNTLHVTNYLTNRSY, from the exons ATGGAGGGAGAGAGCTGCATCAACGGGACCAATATGGAGCAATATGCCCCGAAATTCAGCCAAGTCCTGCTGACACCGGATCCACATTACATCCCGGG GTATTCAGGCTACTGCCCACAGCTCAAGTTCAATATAGCCAAGACCTATGGGAAGCTCACAGGAGAGCTGCTGACCAGTCCCGAGGTGAAACATTCCAGCCGCCTGGTCCTCCACACGGGTCACGTCCCCTCCACAGACACACCCAGGAGCTCCACTGACAGTAACTTGAAGAGGATGATACCTGGGTACACAG GCTTCATTCCAAAGAGACAGAACTACTTCGCCTGCAGCTACTCTGAAACGTGCCACAAAGCTCTGAGTGAGTTTTACCATGAAGGGGAAGTGAGGCTCCAGCGGCAGTCAACAGACCTGCCGGTTGTTGTCAACCACAGGACTCAACAGACTGAC AGACTGAAACCACCTCTGACGGTGATCTCCGACAAAGTGATCACCTACAAGCCCTTAAAGCCCTTCGTACCCACTGGGAAACCATATTTCATGGAGGACGATAACCCACAAAAGTACTTCATCCCAG GATTTGCAGGTCACGTGCCAAAATCTCGCTTCCTGTTCGGCAAAGTTTACCCCATCATCACCAACCAGGCACTGACCGAGTTTGGGAAGCAGCACAGTTACTTTAAGTCCAAAGACGTCTCAAGCAGGACGAACAGTTGTTCACCCACCATGCCCACTATCTATCCACCCAACAGAGGTGGGGCGCCATCCTTCTGCGTGAGCAACACGCTTCATGTGACAAATTATCTGACTAATAGAAGTTACTGA